A single window of Lysobacter oculi DNA harbors:
- the radC gene encoding RadC family protein has translation MRPEASQGNRLYVRSELRRYRVANADEIIEAARAVAGQRMQRGESFTDPLASGRFFQDKLAGLEREVFAAVFLDKRHRLIEYVELFQGTVDGAEVHPREVVRKALRCNAAAVIVAHNHPSGHLEPSAADRAVTSRLKQALSLVDIRLLDHIIVGGLQAASLAARGWV, from the coding sequence ATGCGACCCGAAGCATCGCAAGGCAACCGGCTGTACGTGAGAAGTGAGTTGCGGCGCTACCGCGTTGCCAATGCGGATGAAATCATCGAGGCGGCAAGGGCCGTCGCGGGCCAAAGGATGCAGCGCGGGGAATCGTTCACCGATCCACTGGCATCCGGAAGGTTCTTCCAAGACAAACTGGCAGGACTGGAGCGGGAAGTCTTCGCAGCGGTCTTTCTGGACAAGCGCCACCGGCTGATCGAATACGTGGAATTGTTCCAGGGCACCGTCGACGGGGCCGAGGTACACCCGCGCGAAGTGGTCCGGAAAGCCCTTCGCTGCAATGCGGCAGCGGTGATTGTGGCCCACAATCATCCGTCCGGCCATCTCGAACCTTCAGCGGCCGATCGGGCGGTGACTTCCCGGCTGAAGCAGGCACTTTCTCTCGTGGACATCCGACTGCTTGACCACATCATAGTCGGTGGCTTGCAAGCGGCATCGCTTGCCGCTCGGGGTTGGGTTTAA
- a CDS encoding DUF932 domain-containing protein translates to MHLVETMAYAGEKPWHGLGNKLTTLQPIDVWKRQAGMDWTIEESEVRYITGSQTVGAIHSFPEQKVLYRSDTKRPLAVVSKRFQVVQPEEVLEFYRDLTEDAGFELETAGVLREGRKFWALARTGQSTTLKGKDQVNGYLLLATACDGSLATTAQFTSVRVVCNNTLQIALGDNRGAVKVPHRSAFDAEAVKQQLGITVAPWAHFVAQMKDLVACPVDPDSVEGLLRRVLVYPGQSGKAPVVNELAVRSVRSLYEGGGRGAQLASSRGTAWGLLNSVTEYVDHHRRARSEDHRREAAWFGQGAQFKQRAWDELIQLTA, encoded by the coding sequence ATGCACCTGGTCGAAACGATGGCCTATGCCGGCGAGAAGCCATGGCATGGCCTTGGCAACAAGCTCACCACCCTGCAGCCCATCGACGTCTGGAAGCGCCAGGCGGGGATGGACTGGACGATCGAGGAGTCTGAAGTCCGTTACATCACCGGCAGCCAGACAGTCGGAGCGATCCACTCCTTCCCCGAACAGAAAGTGCTCTACCGCTCCGACACCAAGCGTCCCTTGGCGGTCGTGTCGAAGCGCTTCCAGGTCGTCCAGCCGGAGGAAGTGCTGGAGTTCTACCGCGACCTCACCGAGGACGCGGGCTTCGAGCTCGAAACGGCGGGTGTGCTTCGGGAAGGCCGGAAGTTCTGGGCGCTCGCCCGGACCGGCCAGAGCACGACGCTGAAGGGCAAGGACCAGGTCAACGGGTACCTGCTGCTAGCCACGGCGTGTGACGGGTCGCTGGCGACCACCGCCCAGTTCACCTCGGTACGGGTGGTCTGCAACAACACTTTGCAGATTGCCCTGGGCGACAACCGGGGTGCGGTGAAGGTGCCGCACCGCTCGGCGTTCGATGCCGAAGCGGTCAAGCAGCAGTTGGGGATCACCGTTGCCCCGTGGGCGCACTTCGTGGCCCAGATGAAGGATCTGGTCGCCTGTCCTGTGGATCCGGACTCGGTCGAGGGTCTGCTGCGCCGGGTGCTGGTGTACCCGGGCCAGTCAGGTAAGGCGCCTGTGGTCAACGAACTGGCGGTGCGCTCTGTGCGTTCCCTCTACGAAGGCGGCGGTCGGGGCGCGCAGCTGGCCTCCAGTCGCGGCACGGCCTGGGGCCTGCTCAACAGCGTCACCGAGTACGTCGACCACCATCGGCGCGCGCGCAGCGAGGATCACCGTCGTGAGGCGGCCTGGTTCGGCCAAGGCGCGCAGTTCAAGCAACGTGCCTGGGATGAGCTCATCCAGCTGACCGCCTGA
- the ligD gene encoding DNA ligase D: MSLTDYRRKRSFDKTREPEPGKAVPKGQRAIFVVQLHHASRRHYDFRLQVGDALKSWAVPKGPSYDPSVKRMAVEVEDHPIDYATFQGEIPKGEYGGGHVAQFDHGVWATDGDPEEQLVKGHLRFELFGTKLKGGWHLVRSGKPAKQPQWLLFKDKDDYAGTLEADDLLADVAEAPAADLKRAGSGKTNKKKLTAVPAKKGRKKDWAKKASALPKAKKGAAPAGPFEPQLAKLGNSPPEGEQWIHELKWDGYRILATIARGEVRLWSRNALEWTAKIPEIRDAVAALGLESGALDGELIAGSGTKQDFNLLQSTLSGERQGKLAYVLFDVLHLNGVDLSGAPLLERKALLQELLDDAPAHLAFSSHIEGDGDAAFKLAGDRHFEGIISKRADRPYHGGRSEDWRKTKQLVSDEFAVVGYTAPKGSRTGFGSLLLAKPDAEHGWRYVGRVGTGFNDELMREVTKKLAKRGGKKPTAFVGTTDTDLRTATWFAPRFVVEVFFRGIGRQDLLRQPSLKAIRPDKDVADLADSDRAEKPAKAPSLAKAAKVSKATKSTKAGKTAAKAGKKGATTADLPKLSSPTKILFPDSRITKQDVWDYYLAVADHLLPEIAGRPLSIIRCPAGIERPCFFQKHLTAGLERVDTVKLKEESGANADYLVVEDLPGLMELVQFNALEFHPWGSHAQDPDRADRVVFDLDPGEGVPFSEIRKAATDIRKLLEQLEMESFLRVSGGKGLHVVVPLNPGCDWDLTKRFAHGFADALARSEPDRFLSTATKSKRNKRIFVDYLRNGRGATAVASYSMRGRAGAPVALPLAWSELSKLDKANAFSIKDVPARLKRRRKDPWEDIGRIKQNLARWAHNE, encoded by the coding sequence ATGAGCCTGACCGACTACCGTCGCAAGCGAAGCTTCGACAAGACGCGCGAACCGGAACCGGGCAAGGCGGTCCCGAAGGGGCAACGGGCGATCTTCGTGGTCCAGCTCCACCACGCCAGCCGCCGGCATTACGATTTCCGTTTGCAGGTGGGCGACGCCCTAAAGAGCTGGGCGGTTCCGAAAGGACCCAGCTACGACCCCAGCGTGAAGCGCATGGCGGTGGAGGTTGAAGACCACCCCATCGATTACGCCACCTTTCAAGGCGAAATTCCCAAAGGGGAATACGGCGGCGGGCACGTTGCCCAGTTTGATCACGGGGTGTGGGCCACCGACGGCGATCCCGAAGAGCAACTCGTCAAAGGCCACCTGCGCTTTGAACTGTTCGGCACCAAGCTCAAGGGCGGCTGGCATCTGGTGCGCTCAGGCAAACCCGCCAAGCAACCACAGTGGCTGCTGTTCAAAGACAAGGACGACTACGCCGGCACGCTGGAAGCCGACGATCTGCTCGCCGACGTGGCAGAGGCGCCGGCCGCGGATCTCAAGCGCGCGGGCTCCGGCAAGACGAACAAGAAGAAGCTGACGGCGGTCCCTGCGAAAAAGGGACGCAAGAAGGATTGGGCGAAGAAAGCCTCCGCTTTGCCCAAGGCCAAGAAGGGCGCCGCCCCCGCAGGGCCGTTCGAGCCCCAACTTGCCAAACTGGGCAACTCGCCGCCCGAAGGCGAGCAGTGGATCCACGAGCTCAAGTGGGACGGCTACCGCATCCTGGCCACCATCGCCAGGGGCGAAGTGAGGTTGTGGTCGCGCAACGCGCTGGAATGGACCGCGAAGATTCCCGAGATCCGCGACGCGGTTGCAGCGCTGGGCCTCGAGTCCGGGGCGCTGGACGGTGAGCTCATCGCCGGCAGCGGCACCAAGCAGGACTTCAACCTGCTCCAGTCCACACTGTCAGGCGAACGCCAGGGCAAGCTGGCCTATGTGCTGTTCGACGTGCTCCACCTCAACGGGGTGGACCTCTCGGGCGCACCGCTCCTCGAGCGCAAAGCGTTGCTCCAAGAACTTCTGGACGACGCACCGGCCCACTTGGCATTCAGTTCTCACATTGAGGGCGACGGGGACGCAGCTTTCAAGCTCGCGGGGGATCGCCACTTCGAAGGCATCATCTCCAAACGCGCCGACCGTCCTTACCACGGTGGTCGGAGCGAGGATTGGCGCAAGACCAAGCAGCTGGTCAGTGATGAATTCGCGGTGGTGGGCTACACCGCTCCGAAGGGCAGCCGAACCGGGTTCGGATCACTGCTGTTGGCCAAGCCGGATGCCGAGCACGGCTGGCGCTACGTGGGCCGTGTGGGAACCGGTTTCAACGACGAACTGATGCGCGAGGTCACTAAGAAGCTGGCCAAGCGTGGGGGCAAGAAGCCCACCGCGTTCGTGGGAACCACCGACACCGACTTGCGCACCGCCACCTGGTTTGCCCCGCGCTTTGTGGTCGAGGTGTTTTTTCGCGGCATCGGCCGGCAGGACCTGTTGCGCCAGCCCTCGCTCAAGGCCATTCGCCCCGACAAGGACGTGGCGGATCTGGCCGACAGCGACCGGGCAGAAAAGCCCGCCAAGGCACCGAGCCTGGCTAAAGCCGCCAAGGTCAGTAAGGCGACCAAGTCCACCAAGGCCGGCAAAACAGCAGCGAAAGCTGGCAAGAAGGGCGCCACAACGGCGGATCTGCCCAAGCTCTCCAGTCCCACGAAGATCCTGTTCCCCGACAGTCGTATCACGAAGCAAGACGTGTGGGACTACTACTTGGCGGTGGCCGACCACTTGTTGCCGGAGATTGCTGGGCGGCCGCTGTCCATAATCCGGTGCCCGGCGGGCATCGAGCGGCCGTGCTTCTTCCAGAAGCACCTGACCGCGGGGCTGGAGCGGGTGGACACCGTCAAGCTCAAGGAGGAATCCGGCGCTAACGCGGATTACCTGGTGGTGGAAGACCTGCCGGGGTTGATGGAGCTGGTGCAGTTCAACGCGCTGGAGTTTCACCCGTGGGGCTCGCACGCCCAAGATCCCGATCGCGCTGACCGGGTGGTGTTCGACCTCGATCCCGGTGAGGGCGTGCCGTTCTCGGAGATCAGGAAGGCGGCGACGGACATCCGCAAGCTGCTGGAACAGCTGGAAATGGAATCGTTCCTGCGCGTGTCTGGCGGCAAGGGCCTCCACGTGGTGGTGCCCTTGAATCCGGGGTGCGATTGGGATCTTACCAAGCGCTTCGCGCACGGTTTCGCCGACGCGCTGGCCCGTTCGGAGCCGGACCGCTTCCTATCCACCGCAACCAAGAGCAAACGCAACAAGCGGATCTTTGTGGACTACCTGCGCAACGGGCGGGGCGCCACCGCGGTGGCCTCCTACTCTATGCGGGGGCGCGCCGGTGCGCCCGTCGCCCTGCCGCTGGCCTGGAGCGAGCTATCTAAGCTAGATAAGGCGAATGCGTTCTCGATCAAGGACGTGCCCGCCAGACTGAAGCGCAGGCGGAAAGACCCATGGGAAGACATCGGAAGAATCAAACAGAACCTCGCACGTTGGGCGCATAACGAATAG
- a CDS encoding YagK/YfjJ domain-containing protein — MESMVKKGRKMTLADSDTLTRHLIRYPNGTSDMVKEVGRVRRMHVFMKHMQEAVESVAKGGDDPFSNHIVGGQVVRRLTPQGRAFWRSVVHADSELLELCEGRRLNPWLRLGVHVARKWGPRLRGYTTHADTDALLVPGLPKLLARQFRLIRYVVSRKAFQDELKGLTRVARDMYASCAELMLKVLAVHSRLLSMRIDLYFEADAKLISESKAARLAIDKFVRELGRDNIIDDVLAYIVVREDGLDRCIHYHVWVAVDGHKHRDGFHLTEKLGKYWIDRCIGSPVLGSTKNCWERRAEYEHNSLGLLGPGDEEMLRGLRKAIAYMCKLGKMPHLYVKKNMGRNLRKSQPPRGQRGNPKRGAPRKAGNDVSVARRVLLGDLAALKHARREAELLPQDRRAAGVGAKAA, encoded by the coding sequence ATGGAATCGATGGTTAAAAAGGGCAGGAAAATGACACTAGCCGACAGTGATACGTTGACGCGACATCTCATTCGCTATCCGAATGGGACGTCGGACATGGTCAAAGAAGTCGGACGTGTGCGTCGAATGCACGTGTTCATGAAACACATGCAGGAAGCGGTCGAGAGTGTGGCTAAGGGAGGTGACGATCCATTTAGTAACCACATCGTCGGTGGTCAAGTGGTTCGCCGGCTGACCCCGCAGGGCAGGGCTTTCTGGCGTTCGGTGGTCCATGCGGATTCTGAACTGTTGGAACTTTGCGAAGGTAGACGCCTCAATCCTTGGTTGCGCTTGGGTGTCCATGTCGCGCGCAAGTGGGGACCCCGTCTACGCGGATATACGACGCATGCTGACACGGATGCGCTTTTGGTTCCCGGGCTGCCGAAGCTTCTTGCACGTCAGTTTCGTCTAATTAGGTACGTGGTCTCAAGAAAGGCATTCCAAGATGAGCTCAAAGGTCTGACGCGCGTTGCCCGCGACATGTATGCGAGTTGTGCGGAGTTGATGCTGAAAGTGCTAGCAGTGCATTCCCGTCTACTTAGCATGCGCATCGATCTGTACTTCGAAGCGGACGCAAAGTTGATTAGCGAGTCCAAAGCTGCTCGATTAGCGATTGACAAGTTCGTTCGCGAACTTGGTCGAGACAACATAATCGATGATGTGCTCGCCTACATTGTCGTCCGAGAGGATGGCCTAGATCGTTGCATCCACTACCACGTTTGGGTCGCAGTCGATGGCCACAAGCATCGCGACGGCTTCCACCTAACCGAGAAGCTAGGCAAGTACTGGATCGACAGGTGCATCGGTTCACCGGTGCTCGGATCGACTAAAAATTGCTGGGAACGTCGAGCGGAGTATGAGCACAATTCACTCGGGCTGTTGGGCCCAGGGGACGAAGAGATGCTGCGAGGTCTGCGTAAGGCGATAGCATACATGTGTAAGCTCGGGAAGATGCCGCACCTGTACGTGAAAAAGAACATGGGCCGGAACCTGCGTAAGAGCCAGCCGCCCCGCGGTCAGCGGGGAAACCCAAAGCGCGGAGCGCCGAGGAAGGCTGGAAATGATGTGTCGGTAGCGCGCCGGGTACTGCTTGGTGATCTGGCTGCTCTGAAGCACGCCCGCAGGGAGGCCGAGCTGCTGCCTCAGGATAGGCGGGCTGCAGGAGTCGGCGCAAAGGCAGCGTAG
- a CDS encoding zinc-dependent alcohol dehydrogenase has product MKALTYHGSHDVRVEEVPDPTIVQNDDIILRVTATAICGSDLHLYRGKMPALKDGDILGHEFMGVVEEVGSGVAEVAVGDRVVIPFVIACGKCFHCLLDEYSACETTNTGKGAALNQKGIKPPAALFGYTHLYGGVPGGQAEFVRVPKANVGPLKIPDALSDEQVLFLSDILPTGYQAVLNAGVGKGSSLAIFGAGPVGLMSAACARMLGAEQIFMVDELQYRLDFAVQAYGVIPINMKDVDDPAELIMQQTNGRGVDATVDAVGFEAKGSTTETILTNLKIEGSSGAALRQCIAATRRCGTVSVPGVYAGFIHAFMFGDAFDKGLTFKMGQTHAQALMPELLEHVGNGLIKPEIIISHRMRLADAAEGYATFDKAEDDCRKVVLTP; this is encoded by the coding sequence ATGAAAGCGTTGACCTACCACGGCTCGCACGACGTACGCGTTGAAGAAGTGCCCGATCCGACTATCGTTCAGAACGACGACATCATTCTGCGGGTCACCGCCACCGCCATTTGCGGCTCGGACCTTCACCTCTACCGCGGCAAGATGCCAGCCCTAAAGGACGGCGACATTCTCGGGCACGAGTTTATGGGAGTGGTTGAGGAGGTCGGCAGTGGGGTCGCTGAAGTGGCCGTTGGCGATCGCGTGGTCATTCCCTTCGTGATTGCCTGCGGCAAGTGCTTCCACTGCCTGCTCGATGAGTATTCAGCCTGCGAGACCACCAACACGGGAAAGGGAGCTGCGCTCAACCAGAAGGGGATCAAGCCCCCGGCTGCCCTCTTCGGCTATACCCACCTCTACGGCGGTGTGCCAGGAGGGCAAGCAGAGTTCGTGCGGGTCCCCAAGGCCAATGTGGGGCCGCTAAAGATTCCGGACGCCCTGTCCGATGAACAGGTTCTGTTCCTTTCAGACATCCTGCCCACTGGGTATCAGGCGGTGCTTAACGCCGGCGTCGGAAAAGGCTCCTCTCTGGCCATCTTCGGTGCTGGACCCGTGGGCTTGATGTCTGCCGCATGTGCACGAATGTTGGGTGCGGAACAGATCTTCATGGTGGATGAGTTGCAGTATCGGCTCGACTTCGCCGTTCAAGCGTATGGCGTCATTCCCATCAATATGAAAGACGTCGATGACCCCGCTGAGCTGATCATGCAGCAGACGAACGGTCGTGGCGTGGACGCCACCGTCGACGCAGTAGGCTTCGAAGCTAAAGGCAGCACCACGGAAACCATCCTGACCAACCTCAAGATCGAAGGCAGCAGCGGTGCTGCTCTGCGCCAGTGCATTGCTGCCACCCGCCGATGCGGCACGGTCAGCGTGCCAGGCGTCTATGCAGGCTTCATCCATGCGTTCATGTTTGGGGACGCCTTCGACAAGGGCCTGACCTTCAAGATGGGCCAGACCCATGCCCAGGCGCTCATGCCTGAGCTGCTGGAACACGTAGGCAACGGCCTTATCAAACCGGAGATCATCATCTCGCATCGGATGAGATTGGCAGACGCCGCCGAAGGCTACGCTACGTTCGATAAGGCAGAGGACGACTGCAGGAAGGTTGTCTTAACCCCATAG
- a CDS encoding DUF3987 domain-containing protein, with protein MILYENPAFPFNALPSAIRDALQEACILTAAPPEIVMLLGLSALTISARDFAVTAPTDGEVISTQIYCMGIAEKQSGKGRAYKAIFKPILEFDLYIEELRGRGIANLPQDLSEVLVNEASWPAIFEALSGTSKQVALINLDAETFLKGSIMRNPGLVNEFFDSPSRMTKRLTSNKVLRALHPTLGICLLVQPVIYMDHLRRRGASEKAIGLMDRVIYGIAGPNTSRRPVEIQTPALSILHQVLLALLKRGLSRLLAGTYSREVLEFDETATSLWRQIASSLDSPFRQNPAPRVAEKSWRIASAIHVVAVTIERLRAGYRIDDPFPPITAYALESAWQIVVWSIGETNKVFQLMAEASQPTSKILTRRVDEAVAAHQLLRTYLGQCRTTILSMNQAQNVSGLSAHKFRFVVEHFTAAGLVHMTEDRDILFLPGFFHNPATPMPIPATYPAMALSQWI; from the coding sequence GTGATCTTGTATGAAAACCCTGCTTTTCCTTTTAATGCGCTGCCATCAGCAATCCGCGATGCCTTGCAAGAAGCCTGCATTCTCACAGCAGCCCCGCCCGAAATCGTGATGCTATTGGGGCTGTCTGCCCTAACCATCTCAGCACGCGATTTCGCAGTCACAGCGCCAACCGACGGCGAAGTCATCTCTACCCAGATTTATTGCATGGGTATTGCTGAGAAACAATCTGGCAAGGGGCGGGCATACAAAGCGATTTTCAAGCCCATCCTGGAGTTCGACCTATACATAGAGGAGCTGCGAGGGCGCGGTATCGCCAACCTGCCCCAAGATCTGTCTGAAGTGCTCGTCAACGAGGCTTCCTGGCCGGCCATTTTTGAGGCCCTGAGCGGTACGTCGAAACAGGTAGCCCTGATCAACCTTGATGCGGAGACGTTTCTCAAGGGGTCAATCATGCGCAACCCGGGCCTTGTCAATGAGTTCTTCGACTCGCCGAGCCGAATGACCAAGCGCCTCACCTCCAACAAGGTCCTGCGCGCGCTCCATCCAACGCTGGGGATCTGCCTACTGGTTCAACCTGTGATTTACATGGACCATCTGCGCCGCCGCGGTGCCTCGGAGAAGGCTATCGGTCTAATGGATCGAGTGATATACGGGATCGCTGGACCGAACACCAGCCGAAGACCCGTGGAGATTCAGACGCCAGCATTGAGTATTCTTCACCAAGTGCTGCTTGCGCTGCTAAAACGCGGCCTAAGCAGGTTGCTTGCCGGGACGTACTCACGCGAGGTTTTGGAATTCGACGAAACGGCGACATCGCTATGGCGGCAGATCGCGTCGTCTCTCGATAGTCCGTTTCGGCAGAATCCGGCGCCACGTGTCGCCGAGAAGAGCTGGCGCATTGCGTCGGCGATCCATGTCGTAGCCGTAACCATCGAGCGTCTTCGTGCTGGCTACAGAATTGACGACCCGTTTCCGCCAATCACCGCGTATGCGCTGGAATCGGCATGGCAAATCGTTGTTTGGTCCATTGGTGAGACCAACAAGGTCTTTCAGTTGATGGCAGAAGCGAGCCAACCCACTTCAAAGATCTTGACCCGCCGGGTTGACGAGGCGGTGGCCGCCCACCAGCTCTTACGCACGTACCTGGGGCAGTGCCGAACTACGATCTTGTCCATGAATCAGGCCCAGAACGTGTCAGGATTGAGCGCGCACAAATTCCGCTTCGTGGTCGAACATTTCACGGCGGCCGGATTGGTTCACATGACCGAAGACCGAGACATCTTGTTCCTACCGGGTTTCTTTCATAATCCTGCAACCCCCATGCCCATACCAGCTACTTACCCCGCAATGGCATTGAGTCAATGGATCTGA
- a CDS encoding DUF3606 domain-containing protein has translation MSDNKSKTGSPDRDRINLSEDYEVQYWTKELGISEKELRDVIQAVGNTSKAVREHLGK, from the coding sequence ATGTCCGACAACAAGAGCAAGACCGGTTCCCCAGACCGGGATCGCATCAACCTGAGCGAGGACTACGAGGTCCAATACTGGACCAAGGAATTGGGCATCTCCGAGAAGGAGCTGCGAGATGTCATCCAGGCGGTGGGCAATACCTCCAAAGCGGTTCGGGAGCATCTGGGCAAGTAG
- a CDS encoding YqaJ viral recombinase family nuclease: protein MKKNAALRLVDTRTLDRQQWLSVRQGGIGSSDAAAAVGLCPYKSQLELWMEKTGRTPAENAPPGMDDARYWGILLEPYVAVAYSQQTDRKVRKVNAVLQHPTCPHMLANIDREVVGCPDVQILECKTAGEWGSKLWRDGVPEYIQLQVQHQLAVTNQQAVDVAVLLCGQRLEIHRIERDEEVIARLMVLEARFWQYVTTDIEPPADGSESAGKALRQLYPGGGNTLDFCENRVLSDTFAELVVLKDELEVRGKHAERLKQTLQQAMGDAARAVFATGEVSFKRAQDGTGLDTKRLAQDHPELMAQYSVPKPGARRFLISAKADHS from the coding sequence ATGAAGAAGAACGCCGCCTTGCGGCTGGTGGACACGCGCACGCTCGACCGGCAGCAGTGGTTGTCCGTGCGCCAGGGCGGCATCGGCAGTTCCGATGCTGCTGCTGCCGTGGGCCTGTGCCCCTACAAGAGCCAGCTGGAACTGTGGATGGAAAAGACCGGCAGGACGCCGGCCGAGAATGCACCACCCGGGATGGACGATGCGCGTTACTGGGGCATCTTGCTGGAGCCCTATGTGGCCGTTGCGTACTCGCAGCAGACCGATCGCAAGGTCCGCAAGGTCAATGCGGTCCTTCAGCACCCGACATGTCCGCACATGCTGGCCAATATCGACCGCGAGGTCGTGGGCTGCCCGGATGTCCAGATCCTGGAGTGCAAGACCGCCGGGGAATGGGGCTCGAAGCTCTGGCGGGACGGTGTCCCCGAGTACATCCAGCTGCAAGTCCAGCACCAGCTGGCCGTCACCAACCAGCAGGCCGTTGATGTGGCGGTCCTGCTATGTGGCCAACGGCTGGAGATCCACCGCATCGAGCGCGATGAGGAGGTCATCGCCCGGCTGATGGTCCTGGAAGCCCGGTTCTGGCAGTACGTCACCACCGACATCGAGCCGCCGGCCGATGGCAGCGAGTCCGCAGGAAAAGCACTGCGCCAGCTGTACCCCGGTGGCGGCAACACGCTGGACTTCTGCGAGAACCGCGTGCTGTCGGACACCTTCGCGGAGCTGGTGGTCCTGAAGGACGAGCTGGAGGTGCGCGGCAAGCACGCCGAACGGCTCAAGCAGACCCTGCAGCAGGCCATGGGCGACGCCGCCCGTGCGGTCTTCGCCACCGGCGAGGTGAGCTTCAAGCGGGCCCAGGACGGCACCGGCCTCGATACCAAGCGCCTGGCCCAGGACCACCCGGAGCTCATGGCCCAGTACAGCGTCCCCAAACCCGGTGCACGCCGGTTCCTGATCTCGGCCAAAGCCGATCACTCCTAG
- a CDS encoding hemerythrin domain-containing protein encodes MQRDILVTLQSEHDTLRNLFSQMEDTTDRAKKKREQLLKDIEAALIPHAKWEELHFYPAFKERADRDGLKTHAEAVIEHQAVELTVLPEVKASDLESPRFAGAAKVLGEMVDHHATEEETTMFKMARKLFTPKERAELDVQYEQWKASAASTAVTTHAEIKTGLKAAIKKIIP; translated from the coding sequence ATGCAACGCGACATTCTCGTAACCCTCCAATCCGAACACGACACGCTTCGAAACCTGTTTTCACAGATGGAAGACACCACTGATCGTGCAAAGAAAAAGCGCGAACAGCTTCTCAAGGACATTGAAGCCGCGCTCATCCCCCATGCCAAATGGGAGGAGCTTCACTTCTATCCGGCGTTCAAGGAACGCGCGGATCGAGACGGCCTCAAGACACATGCTGAAGCCGTCATTGAACATCAGGCAGTCGAGCTGACGGTGCTGCCCGAGGTCAAAGCAAGCGATTTGGAGTCACCGCGGTTCGCCGGCGCAGCCAAAGTGCTGGGCGAGATGGTTGACCATCATGCGACCGAAGAAGAAACCACCATGTTCAAGATGGCCCGCAAGTTGTTTACGCCCAAGGAGCGCGCGGAGCTGGACGTCCAGTATGAGCAGTGGAAGGCGTCTGCGGCCTCCACTGCCGTCACCACCCACGCCGAGATCAAGACTGGCCTCAAGGCCGCCATCAAGAAAATCATCCCCTGA